Proteins encoded within one genomic window of Spirulina major PCC 6313:
- a CDS encoding nucleoside hydrolase yields the protein MTDRDMARKLILDTDPGGDDIFSILWLLSFLKQNMVNLLAITTATGNVQARNTFNSACQVLRLSDVDDIVVGRGMQLPEPLVADASHIHGSDGMGNLSQTLPPGRRRFADAPLSEKLLIDLLNRYPGEVTVVAIAPLTNLAIAENQCPGILKKAKEIVIMGGAFNTPGNITPMAEFNIAFNPKAARQVLISRDDHVILPLNVTRNLVFTPEMIQEVISPAPDSKLSQFMAMLAQFLTKTALEYRETRGQRGFLVHDAVAIAYLFYPELLTFRRAQVMVETQGKFTTGQTLIDHRHSIKLGFNAWVAVDIDAENFMACLIQDLQSLVARVNH from the coding sequence ATGACTGACCGCGACATGGCACGTAAATTAATTTTGGATACTGACCCCGGTGGAGATGATATTTTTTCTATCCTCTGGTTGTTGAGTTTTCTCAAGCAGAATATGGTTAATCTGTTGGCGATTACCACCGCGACGGGGAATGTGCAGGCCCGCAATACCTTCAATTCGGCCTGTCAGGTGCTGCGCCTCAGTGATGTGGACGATATTGTGGTGGGGCGTGGGATGCAGTTGCCGGAGCCGTTGGTGGCGGATGCAAGCCACATTCATGGGTCGGACGGGATGGGAAATCTTTCCCAAACGTTGCCCCCCGGACGGCGACGGTTTGCAGATGCGCCGCTGTCGGAAAAGTTGCTGATTGACTTGTTGAACCGCTATCCGGGGGAAGTGACGGTGGTGGCGATCGCCCCCTTGACGAATTTAGCGATCGCGGAAAATCAATGCCCCGGCATCCTCAAAAAAGCCAAAGAAATCGTGATCATGGGCGGTGCATTCAATACCCCCGGCAACATTACCCCGATGGCGGAGTTTAATATCGCCTTTAACCCCAAGGCCGCCCGGCAGGTCTTGATCAGTCGCGATGACCATGTGATCTTGCCCCTCAATGTGACCCGTAACCTCGTTTTCACCCCAGAGATGATTCAAGAGGTGATTTCCCCCGCACCGGATAGCAAGCTCAGCCAGTTCATGGCAATGCTCGCCCAGTTTTTAACAAAAACAGCTTTGGAATATCGCGAAACGCGGGGGCAGCGCGGTTTTTTGGTTCATGATGCCGTGGCGATCGCTTACCTGTTCTATCCTGAACTACTCACCTTCCGCCGCGCTCAAGTCATGGTCGAAACCCAAGGCAAATTTACCACCGGCCAAACCCTGATTGATCATCGCCACAGTATCAAGCTCGGTTTCAATGCTTGGGTGGCGGTTGATATTGATGCCGAAAACTTCATGGCCTGCCTGATCCAAGACCTGCAAAGTTTAGTCGCTCGTGTCAACCATTAA
- a CDS encoding YbjN domain-containing protein — protein sequence MENVETFAATDVSDQDEATNLHDMIETVISSLEQNNSAMVNHSDNGTLWKFQYGSVEVFVQLTGDKTDDLLTVWSPVLKLPAKDELALMKKLMAMNWAETFETCFGICNDQVVVLSQRAVVDLSAEEVSRAITLVATIADDNDELLQAEYGQ from the coding sequence ATGGAAAATGTAGAAACCTTCGCAGCCACCGATGTCAGCGATCAGGACGAAGCCACCAACCTTCACGACATGATCGAAACGGTGATTTCCAGTCTGGAGCAGAATAATAGCGCGATGGTGAACCATAGCGATAACGGGACGCTGTGGAAATTTCAATATGGCAGTGTTGAGGTGTTTGTCCAACTCACCGGAGACAAGACGGATGATCTGTTAACGGTATGGTCGCCCGTGCTCAAGCTACCGGCCAAGGACGAATTGGCTTTGATGAAAAAGTTGATGGCAATGAACTGGGCCGAAACCTTTGAAACCTGTTTCGGGATTTGTAACGATCAGGTGGTGGTGTTGTCCCAGCGGGCAGTGGTGGATTTGTCAGCGGAGGAAGTGTCACGGGCGATTACGTTGGTGGCGACGATCGCCGATGACAATGACGAACTGCTCCAGGCGGAATACGGTCAATAG
- a CDS encoding OB-fold-containig protein, producing the protein MESSAHHPMLYSLANLPYWILLGLGLVLFIFVMAAGGGDDDLDFSRDDWLNLDTDAVDNATGFIPLLAWLGIGRTPLILLLATDLSLWGLLGWVANVLLGLGLGVMPSRALGWGGVVFGGSLIAALYLGSVISRPIAQLLAPFGQDASSDRLIGCEGIVTSARLPKLTEGKVGQVDVTDADHNLVTVSAALPHWATVTPHHGQTVLIIEQGQHGYIAIAQDSNDADRWLSQSNPIQDTRS; encoded by the coding sequence ATGGAAAGTAGCGCACACCACCCGATGCTTTATAGTTTGGCAAACCTCCCCTATTGGATTCTGCTTGGTTTGGGCCTTGTGCTCTTCATTTTTGTCATGGCGGCAGGCGGGGGCGATGATGACCTCGATTTTAGTCGTGATGATTGGCTCAATCTCGATACCGATGCGGTAGACAATGCCACGGGGTTTATTCCGCTCCTGGCTTGGTTAGGCATTGGCCGCACGCCTTTAATTTTGCTGCTGGCCACGGATTTAAGCCTCTGGGGACTGTTGGGATGGGTGGCTAATGTGTTGCTGGGGTTGGGGTTGGGCGTGATGCCAAGCCGGGCCCTCGGCTGGGGCGGTGTGGTCTTTGGGGGATCGTTGATCGCAGCGTTGTATCTCGGTAGCGTCATTTCACGGCCGATCGCTCAACTCCTTGCCCCCTTTGGCCAAGATGCCAGTAGCGATCGCCTCATTGGCTGCGAAGGTATCGTCACCAGTGCCAGACTCCCCAAACTCACCGAGGGCAAAGTGGGCCAGGTGGATGTCACTGATGCCGATCACAACCTCGTCACCGTCAGCGCGGCCCTACCCCATTGGGCCACCGTCACCCCGCACCATGGTCAAACCGTGCTGATCATTGAACAAGGTCAACATGGCTACATTGCGATCGCCCAAGACAGCAATGACGCTGACCGCTGGTTGAGCCAAAGTAATCCTATCCAAGACACTCGGAGCTAA
- the crtA gene encoding cyanoexosortase A, translated as MVNVGQHWDYVIRWLLSAIAFGLIAIHLTLTWRTGNINFLAVSAIVWFAVGSRLWQQRQALPLNSGMVSSLVGLIILLPMLIRSLALPTSNFLGVYPFGMALGWLCLTSGAGKLWCYWRELTVLFCLGVPKVVLTPMVDFSPITAKFSTFLLWYSGFEVQRLGTYITSASGRVDVNMGCSGLDVIFYLLSLSVLCLLMFPLYRRWFQVLTPLLAVAIAFITNGIRVAILAMLTGPSNRGAFDYWHTGEGSLLFALMAVCLLGGSYALMLDHDRLPPPPERVG; from the coding sequence ATGGTTAACGTTGGGCAACATTGGGATTATGTGATTCGATGGCTCCTCAGTGCGATCGCCTTTGGCTTAATTGCCATTCATCTCACGTTGACCTGGCGCACGGGCAATATTAATTTTCTAGCCGTGAGTGCGATCGTCTGGTTTGCGGTGGGTTCGCGCCTTTGGCAACAGCGTCAAGCCTTGCCCCTGAATTCTGGGATGGTGTCTAGCCTCGTGGGTCTGATCATTCTGCTCCCGATGCTGATTAGGAGTTTGGCTCTGCCCACTTCCAATTTTTTGGGGGTGTATCCCTTTGGGATGGCGTTGGGGTGGCTTTGCTTAACGTCGGGGGCGGGCAAGCTGTGGTGTTATTGGCGCGAGTTAACGGTGCTGTTTTGCCTGGGTGTGCCCAAGGTAGTCTTAACGCCGATGGTGGATTTTTCACCGATTACCGCGAAGTTTAGTACGTTTCTCCTGTGGTATTCCGGGTTTGAGGTGCAGCGGTTGGGGACGTACATCACATCCGCGTCGGGACGGGTGGATGTGAATATGGGCTGCTCTGGGCTGGATGTTATTTTTTACCTGTTGAGCTTGTCGGTGTTGTGTTTGTTGATGTTTCCGCTCTATCGGCGTTGGTTCCAGGTTTTAACGCCCTTGCTAGCCGTGGCGATCGCATTCATCACCAACGGAATTCGAGTGGCAATTTTAGCCATGCTGACCGGGCCGAGCAATCGCGGGGCCTTTGACTACTGGCATACCGGCGAGGGGTCATTGCTGTTTGCCCTCATGGCCGTGTGCTTGCTGGGGGGGAGTTATGCCCTGATGTTGGATCACGATCGCTTACCGCCGCCGCCGGAGCGGGTGGGATGA
- a CDS encoding group I truncated hemoglobin has translation MATLFEKLGGADAVNAAVDKFYERVLNDDRVKHFFADVDMKKQKGHQAAFLTYAFGGAPQYDGRTMRAAHKKLVEEQGLKGEHFDAIAEDLVLTLQEMGVGQDLIDQVVAVAGAPQHRSDVLND, from the coding sequence ATGGCAACATTATTTGAGAAATTGGGTGGCGCAGATGCTGTTAATGCCGCCGTTGATAAGTTTTACGAGCGAGTCTTAAATGACGATCGCGTCAAGCATTTTTTCGCAGATGTGGATATGAAAAAACAAAAAGGCCATCAAGCCGCCTTTTTGACCTATGCCTTTGGGGGTGCGCCTCAATATGACGGTCGCACGATGCGGGCTGCCCATAAAAAACTGGTGGAAGAACAGGGTTTAAAAGGCGAACATTTTGATGCGATCGCTGAAGATCTCGTGTTGACTTTACAGGAAATGGGAGTCGGCCAAGATCTGATTGATCAAGTCGTGGCCGTTGCCGGTGCGCCCCAACACCGTAGCGATGTGCTGAACGATTAA
- a CDS encoding RidA family protein, whose protein sequence is MFERIVIPDGRLPLFGPFPHAIRAGDFLFVTGQLSEDPESGAMELGPIGDQVRRVMDNLIIVLDQAGASLDQAVMARVFITDLRDFDTVNQVYASYFKEGQLPCRTTVGVVGLAGHGNVEIDLIVYCGETAKP, encoded by the coding sequence ATGTTTGAGCGTATTGTGATCCCCGATGGCCGCCTCCCCCTCTTTGGCCCCTTCCCCCATGCCATCCGGGCTGGGGACTTTCTTTTTGTCACTGGCCAACTCTCCGAAGACCCCGAAAGCGGCGCGATGGAACTCGGCCCCATTGGTGACCAGGTGCGGCGCGTCATGGATAACCTGATTATTGTCCTCGATCAAGCCGGAGCCAGTTTAGATCAAGCCGTCATGGCGCGGGTCTTCATTACCGATTTGCGGGATTTTGACACCGTCAATCAAGTGTATGCCTCCTACTTTAAGGAAGGTCAACTGCCCTGCCGGACAACGGTGGGTGTTGTCGGACTTGCAGGCCATGGCAATGTGGAAATTGATTTAATTGTCTACTGTGGGGAGACAGCGAAACCATAG
- a CDS encoding cyanoexosortase A system-associated protein: MTNAPKFLGSGLRIGLLGLLTLGVGAVVVRSLLFPPPPRLTTQAGLDYPDAVTLSRWQLVTAEPYDPSTLDPSLAPDAYQYRYQQGDRTLEATVAYVTHPFVNETYFRMYSPTLINIQIHKTDQQGFYGVVTRQDHVELHACVRPRGHSVILYPQLARGADVIDWRLSHLWKWMMGQSPLRDYRCLWTTLRLPLEGRSPDDAYAILESVWPEWRSHWSQTFPPL, from the coding sequence ATGACGAACGCGCCGAAATTCCTGGGGTCAGGGCTGCGAATCGGGCTGTTAGGACTGTTGACGCTGGGCGTGGGGGCTGTGGTGGTGCGATCGCTGTTGTTCCCGCCGCCGCCTCGCCTCACCACCCAAGCCGGCCTTGACTATCCCGATGCCGTGACACTCTCGCGTTGGCAACTCGTCACCGCCGAACCCTACGACCCCAGCACCCTTGATCCGAGCCTTGCCCCAGACGCATACCAATACCGCTATCAACAGGGCGATCGCACCCTAGAAGCCACCGTCGCCTATGTCACCCATCCCTTTGTCAATGAAACCTATTTTCGGATGTATAGCCCGACCCTGATCAATATTCAGATTCACAAAACGGATCAGCAGGGATTTTACGGGGTCGTCACGCGCCAAGATCACGTCGAACTACACGCCTGTGTACGTCCCCGTGGTCATAGTGTCATTCTCTACCCTCAACTGGCACGGGGGGCCGATGTGATTGATTGGCGCTTGTCGCACCTGTGGAAGTGGATGATGGGACAGAGTCCCCTCCGGGATTATCGTTGTTTGTGGACAACGTTACGGCTCCCCCTAGAGGGGCGTTCACCGGACGATGCCTATGCAATTTTAGAGTCAGTTTGGCCCGAATGGCGATCGCACTGGAGCCAAACCTTTCCACCCCTCTAA
- the hpsJ-A gene encoding HpsJ-like protein, cyanoexosortase A-associated encodes MSALPDPDPIPAEQSSVTPSDPRVNELWEFSRSQLPSLALAHCIGYGLLLFTLITAVDLLIPPQLLNPTWELQALGGVVERVVPIGLVGAVLVFWGGKRARSRWEPFCLTSLSWFSLVAGLLLFLMIPLGLLNTARLDRQTTADIQTRLDQQATEITQIQAAIDNANTPEAMAQVIQQLDSQGRSITIEDPEQIDPLKTQLRESVAQMAAAAESQGKATLRQRRLALLKNGVKWNLGALIASVLLALIWKLTGWARSRS; translated from the coding sequence ATGTCTGCTCTCCCTGACCCTGACCCCATCCCGGCTGAGCAATCCTCGGTCACTCCCTCCGATCCACGGGTGAATGAACTCTGGGAATTTTCCCGCAGTCAATTACCCTCCCTGGCCCTGGCCCACTGCATTGGCTATGGCTTACTTTTGTTTACTCTGATCACAGCCGTAGATTTGCTCATCCCCCCGCAACTGTTAAACCCCACCTGGGAGTTGCAGGCCTTGGGGGGGGTTGTTGAGCGCGTTGTCCCCATTGGTTTGGTGGGGGCGGTGTTGGTGTTTTGGGGCGGGAAACGGGCGCGATCGCGCTGGGAACCCTTCTGTTTAACCAGTTTGTCTTGGTTCAGCTTGGTGGCTGGCCTTCTGCTCTTTTTAATGATTCCCCTGGGCTTGCTCAATACGGCACGCCTCGATCGCCAAACCACCGCCGACATTCAAACCCGGCTTGACCAACAAGCCACAGAAATTACCCAAATTCAAGCCGCGATCGACAACGCCAACACCCCCGAAGCCATGGCCCAAGTGATTCAACAACTGGACAGCCAAGGCCGCAGCATCACCATCGAAGACCCTGAACAGATCGACCCGCTGAAAACGCAACTCCGGGAATCCGTCGCCCAAATGGCCGCCGCCGCCGAATCCCAAGGCAAAGCCACCCTCCGACAACGCCGCCTCGCCCTGCTGAAAAATGGGGTGAAGTGGAATCTGGGGGCGTTAATTGCTAGTGTGTTGCTGGCGTTGATCTGGAAATTAACCGGCTGGGCGCGATCGCGTTCCTAG
- a CDS encoding flotillin family protein: MKFWFHFLQTLPPLAELESMTTEVEPSLTARSPHLPRQTTTETQPIILAQASPSTPVTETLMNMGGTLLIGVAGLVSIILFLLAALWAYKLFYVITPNNEAFVRTGGLFTKKKSVILNGGCIVLPGFHELTRVPLREISIDVERTGPLAVRTQDYLRANMRVTFYVCINAVELDVSTSAARLSKQGKISEVDIKDALEKRADDAIRAAAKRKSLAEIDSDKLGFADEVLNLIQQDLRKVGLTLNNIAISEIEENDTYDENNFFDAQGVRLRTETIQRSIQQKREVELTTQVTIEEQELTAQKRSLAIAQEGEAAKLNQAKEIEALRLTQNQEIEALKAQKAREIQEAQDQEAAKIQRNKIAQDQSVESSRLRAQIEVAEADQESKIAQQESMIAVINKERERLATEAEKATAFAAVTTAQAVEEAERSRRLSIIQAEQSAQEKQIADQNVVEIDVFRRRRQAEIARQAAELEAESIRTLAEANRFKELADAQGKRALIEAENALSNANRTATLIETLFPLIADQLPELAKALAPQPGVLGNPQIYAFPGMGGNGEAGTGSINEVNKLMLSTSGLALINSLLDEGKLTTLVQTVKTLLAQEATDSTPPERSNLDNPEQPTIVPPNALDQTS; the protein is encoded by the coding sequence ATGAAATTCTGGTTTCACTTTTTACAAACCCTGCCCCCGTTGGCGGAGCTAGAAAGCATGACGACAGAGGTTGAACCGTCATTAACAGCGCGATCGCCCCACCTTCCCCGCCAAACCACCACCGAAACCCAACCCATCATTCTCGCCCAGGCTTCCCCTTCCACCCCCGTCACCGAAACCCTCATGAATATGGGGGGAACACTCTTAATTGGGGTGGCAGGGTTAGTGAGTATTATTCTCTTTTTGCTCGCGGCATTATGGGCCTACAAACTATTTTATGTCATCACCCCCAATAACGAAGCCTTTGTGCGTACCGGGGGACTGTTTACTAAGAAAAAAAGTGTGATTTTAAATGGGGGCTGCATTGTTCTGCCGGGGTTTCATGAATTAACCCGCGTCCCCCTGCGGGAGATTTCCATTGATGTCGAACGGACGGGCCCCTTAGCGGTGCGGACGCAGGACTATTTGCGGGCTAATATGCGGGTCACGTTTTATGTCTGCATTAATGCGGTGGAATTAGATGTGAGCACCTCAGCAGCGAGACTTTCAAAACAGGGGAAAATTTCCGAAGTTGATATTAAGGATGCCCTGGAAAAACGCGCCGATGATGCGATTCGAGCCGCTGCAAAACGCAAGAGTTTAGCAGAAATTGACTCGGATAAATTGGGGTTCGCCGATGAAGTGTTAAACCTGATTCAGCAGGATTTGCGCAAGGTGGGGTTAACGCTGAATAACATTGCCATCTCTGAAATTGAAGAGAATGACACCTACGACGAAAATAATTTCTTCGATGCCCAAGGGGTGAGGCTACGGACGGAAACGATCCAGCGTTCAATCCAGCAAAAACGCGAGGTAGAACTGACCACGCAGGTCACGATTGAAGAACAGGAATTAACGGCCCAGAAGCGATCGCTGGCGATCGCCCAAGAAGGGGAAGCCGCCAAACTCAACCAAGCCAAGGAAATCGAAGCCCTCCGCCTCACCCAAAACCAAGAAATCGAAGCCCTCAAAGCTCAAAAAGCTCGCGAAATCCAAGAAGCCCAAGACCAAGAAGCCGCCAAAATTCAACGCAACAAAATCGCTCAAGATCAGTCCGTGGAATCCTCCCGACTCCGGGCCCAAATTGAAGTCGCCGAAGCGGATCAAGAGTCGAAGATCGCCCAACAGGAATCGATGATTGCGGTGATTAATAAAGAGCGGGAACGGCTCGCCACCGAAGCAGAAAAAGCCACGGCATTCGCCGCCGTCACCACCGCCCAAGCCGTCGAAGAAGCGGAGCGATCGCGCCGTCTGTCGATTATTCAAGCTGAACAATCCGCCCAAGAAAAACAAATTGCTGATCAAAACGTGGTGGAAATCGACGTGTTCCGTCGCCGTCGCCAAGCGGAAATCGCCCGCCAAGCCGCCGAACTCGAAGCCGAATCAATCCGCACCCTCGCCGAAGCCAACCGCTTCAAAGAATTGGCCGATGCCCAAGGGAAACGGGCCTTAATCGAAGCGGAAAACGCCCTGAGCAATGCCAACCGTACCGCCACCCTGATTGAAACCCTCTTCCCCCTGATCGCCGACCAACTGCCCGAACTGGCGAAAGCTCTCGCCCCGCAGCCCGGTGTCCTCGGTAATCCCCAAATCTATGCATTTCCGGGCATGGGGGGGAATGGAGAAGCCGGGACGGGGTCGATCAATGAGGTGAATAAATTGATGCTGTCTACGAGTGGTTTGGCGTTGATTAATTCGCTGCTGGATGAAGGGAAGTTAACCACGTTGGTGCAGACGGTTAAAACGTTGTTGGCTCAGGAGGCAACGGATTCTACGCCTCCGGAGCGTAGCAATCTGGACAACCCCGAACAGCCTACGATTGTTCCCCCGAATGCGCTCGATCAAACCTCATAA
- a CDS encoding lipoyl protein ligase domain-containing protein, with product MNQQPMMGRTVPVWATAGASQMALDYGLVRAVERSHFPSPLLRFYRWQPVAISLGYHQHTWPDAWRSLTWRGAAVDLVRRPTGGRAVLHQGDLCYSLIVKGLQGKRRQIYTQLCEFLRVGWQRLGVRLDFGDAQRGYIHHPSCFSTATAADLVTPTGYKLIGSAQLRHGQTILQQGSIRLDPDPGLFHQVFGDWIQPPALGVTVEEAIAALHTAAQTQFQQALPLIPLSDADWDSLTPDYQHFFNTKASPTLVAAEA from the coding sequence GTGAATCAGCAGCCAATGATGGGGCGCACCGTGCCGGTGTGGGCAACGGCGGGCGCGTCCCAAATGGCGTTGGACTATGGCTTGGTGCGGGCGGTGGAGCGATCGCATTTCCCGTCCCCCCTGCTGCGTTTCTACCGCTGGCAACCCGTGGCGATTTCCCTGGGCTACCATCAACACACCTGGCCCGATGCGTGGCGATCGCTCACCTGGCGCGGGGCAGCGGTGGATCTTGTGCGTCGTCCTACCGGCGGCCGGGCGGTGCTCCATCAGGGCGACCTCTGCTACAGCCTGATTGTGAAGGGGCTACAGGGGAAACGGCGACAGATTTACACGCAACTCTGTGAGTTTTTGCGGGTGGGGTGGCAACGGTTGGGCGTTAGGTTAGATTTTGGCGACGCGCAACGGGGCTACATTCATCACCCCAGTTGTTTCAGCACCGCCACCGCTGCGGATCTGGTCACACCCACAGGCTACAAGCTGATCGGTAGTGCGCAACTCCGCCATGGCCAAACCATTCTTCAGCAGGGGTCGATCCGCCTTGACCCTGATCCGGGGCTGTTTCATCAGGTGTTTGGGGACTGGATTCAACCGCCTGCCCTAGGGGTAACGGTGGAGGAGGCGATCGCGGCTCTCCACACCGCCGCCCAAACCCAATTTCAGCAAGCCTTACCCCTCATCCCCCTCAGTGATGCCGATTGGGACAGCCTCACCCCCGACTATCAACATTTTTTCAACACAAAGGCCTCGCCTACCCTTGTAGCAGCAGAGGCATGA